The window GTCGCTCCGCGCAGGTGCGGGTGGTGGAAGGAGGCTCCGTAGTGCGCGTACAGCGTGACGGGCGGGATGTCGGCGGCCGACTGCTCGTCCCACCACAGGGTCCAGGCGTGGAAGAGGCTGCCGTCGTCGGCGCGTTGCACACCGCTGGCGTCGATCACGCCCTGCCCGAGGAGCAGTTCGTCGTTGAGCTCGCCGAGCGCCCGGCGGGCGTACGGGTCCAGCAGGCGCGCGGCGGTACGGAAGTGCTCCTCCTTGTCGGGCCGGGTGACGGCACCGCCGTGGATGCCGTCGCGCAGATCGGCGAAGTGGCGCAGCAGGGCGTCGAGGTTGGGGACGCCGGAGGTGGTGGTCATGTCAGCTCCAGTTCGGTGAGTGAGGGAGGAAGGGGTGCAGGGCCCGTCCCAGCCAGCCGCGCAGCGACGCGGCCGGGTGGTGCCCGCCGGGGCCGCGGCCGGGTTGCAGGAACGCCCCGTGTCCCGTCTGCCGGAATTCCCGCAGGGTGACCTCCACCCCGGCGGCCCGCAGGAGCCGCCCGTAGTGGTGCACGTCGTCGCCGACGGGATCGAGGTCGCCGGTGGCGAGGACGGCCGGTGCGAGTCCGCGCAGGTCGGCGGCCTCGAAGGGGGTGCTGTGCAGGCGTGTGCCGTCCGCGGCCACCGGGCGGCCCGGCTGCCGGTAGTCCTGCCAGGCCGCCATCAGGTAGGAGGCCGTGGGGAAGAGGTCGGGGAAGCGGTGGTACGAGGCCGCCGCGCACCCGGGGTCGAGCGGCGGGTACGCCAGTACCTGTGCGGCCAGCGGGATCCCGCGGTCGCGGCAGACGAGCGCGGCGGAGGCGGCGAGGGTGCCGCCGGCGCTGTCCCCGCCGACGGCCAGGACGGGCGGGGCACCGCCCGGCCGGTCCTGCTCCCCGGCCCAGGCCAGGGCGGACAGGACGTCCTCGACCATGGCCGGGTGGCGTACGTCGGGAGCCAGGCGGTAGTCCACGCTCACGACGCCGAAGCCGGACGTCTGGGCGAGTTCGGCCGTGGCGCCGTGCCAGTCCTGGGCGGATCCGGCGCGCCAGCTGCCTCCGTGGGCCCACACCAGCCAGCCCTGCGGTGACCCGGTGCCCGGCCGGTAGGCCCGGGCGGGAAGAGGGCCGGACGCGGAGGGGACGGACACCTGCTCCCAGCTGACGACGGTGGGTGCGGCCATCGGGGTTCCTTTCCATCGGTAGCCGGCGCTCGCGCCGGGCCCGGGGCCAACGTTCGCGGCCGGGGCAGGGCTGTCACAAGGCGGAGTTGCCTTAGTGGAGGCACGCACTTCGTCAGTGGGACCGCCTGGTGCGCAGGAAGAGTGCGGTGGTGAGGGTGCCGACGAGGACGATGGCGGTGTTCACGATGACCGCGGTCGTGATCCCGTCATGGATGTCGGTGTTCGCGGCGGCGATGGCCGACATGACCGGCGTGCCCATCGTGATGCCGATCTGCTGGGTCATCGTCGCCAGACCCGTCGCCATACCCTGCTCGTGATCCGGAAGCCCCGTCGTCGCCGTCACCATGAACCCGACGATCACCAGCATGTTCCCCACACCACCCGCAAAGGTGGCGGTCAACAGCAGCCACATGCTCGACGAGGTCTCACCCAGCGCGATCAGACTCAGCGTCGCCACCGCCTGCAGCACACCACCCACGATCAGCGTGGCGCGGGTGCTCGTCGCGGCAATCACCCGCGGCGCGACCGAACCACCGATCACCGTGCCGACACCCAGCACACCGAACGACAGACCCGCCGCCAGCGGAGAGAAGTCCAGCACTTCCTGCAGATACAACGTCATCAGGAAGACCAGACTCGTCTCCGTCAGGAACGCGATCAGACCCGCAATATTGCCCCAGGCCACCGTCTTCTTCTTCAGCACCGACACCGGCACCAAAGGAGCCGCACTCTTCGACTCGACCGCATAGAACACCACCAGCAGCACCACACCCGCCGCCAGCCAGCCCAGCGCACCGCCCGAGCCCCAGCCGTGCTCACCCGCCTGCGTCAGACCGTAAATC is drawn from Streptomyces sp. NBC_01232 and contains these coding sequences:
- a CDS encoding MFS transporter; this encodes MSVVEGARVDTGTEGPVRLDGRLKLVLVVLLVAQFMLAVDFSILNVALPVIGDGLGFSLSNLQWIATSFALCAAGFTLLFGRVADLFGRRRLFLVGLAVLGLSSLAGGLATSPEMLLVARVFQGLATAAVTPAGLSLLTTSFPEGPLRQKALGLNGALMSAGFTTGAILGGVLTDLLSWRWAFFINVPVALAVLFIAPVVIKESRPSVRPKLDLPGATAVTLGLLALIYGLTQAGEHGWGSGGALGWLAAGVVLLVVFYAVESKSAAPLVPVSVLKKKTVAWGNIAGLIAFLTETSLVFLMTLYLQEVLDFSPLAAGLSFGVLGVGTVIGGSVAPRVIAATSTRATLIVGGVLQAVATLSLIALGETSSSMWLLLTATFAGGVGNMLVIVGFMVTATTGLPDHEQGMATGLATMTQQIGITMGTPVMSAIAAANTDIHDGITTAVIVNTAIVLVGTLTTALFLRTRRSH
- a CDS encoding alpha/beta hydrolase, producing MAAPTVVSWEQVSVPSASGPLPARAYRPGTGSPQGWLVWAHGGSWRAGSAQDWHGATAELAQTSGFGVVSVDYRLAPDVRHPAMVEDVLSALAWAGEQDRPGGAPPVLAVGGDSAGGTLAASAALVCRDRGIPLAAQVLAYPPLDPGCAAASYHRFPDLFPTASYLMAAWQDYRQPGRPVAADGTRLHSTPFEAADLRGLAPAVLATGDLDPVGDDVHHYGRLLRAAGVEVTLREFRQTGHGAFLQPGRGPGGHHPAASLRGWLGRALHPFLPHSPNWS